The proteins below come from a single Oceanispirochaeta sp. genomic window:
- a CDS encoding AraC family transcriptional regulator, with protein sequence MTGLTFVASLGAIQGVMLLLSILFRFRHKKNLALALLLLVFSVRLVTIPTWNPDILLSYPVLFPLTTPLPFLFAPLLWWYIRELCSDTLATPRPLILLFLPYLMETAAVTITLLSMAAVEYELFIHNVFSGNPPLWLPVRNGLKVLVNVCYMVAAGRIAFGKKSAILSSSRRLWLRSLIILPSVVLIFFASVAVFPGASEALAGGSPAPFMILAITMAGLIYGISILMLIVPDLIQVTLKSVTSEQVCSEKECEYLVQRLDNRLNEAAFRNPNLLLTDLAAEFKVHPNRLSYAINHSCHTSFRTLLNSRRLEYFLEQIVQGALKKQSILDLAFESGFPSKTTFNRVFKEQMEMSPSEYMRELKSS encoded by the coding sequence ATGACGGGACTTACATTTGTCGCTTCTTTGGGAGCCATTCAGGGAGTCATGCTTCTCCTCTCCATCTTGTTTCGATTCAGGCACAAGAAAAATCTTGCCCTTGCCTTGCTGTTGCTCGTTTTTTCAGTCCGCCTGGTGACAATCCCTACGTGGAACCCGGATATCCTTCTGTCTTATCCTGTCTTATTCCCCTTGACAACACCCCTTCCTTTTCTTTTCGCCCCATTGTTATGGTGGTACATCCGGGAATTGTGTTCGGACACCCTTGCGACTCCGAGACCTCTGATCCTACTTTTTCTTCCCTATCTTATGGAAACGGCTGCTGTTACGATCACTCTTCTCTCAATGGCTGCAGTTGAATATGAACTGTTTATACACAATGTCTTTTCAGGGAATCCTCCCTTATGGCTGCCTGTCAGAAATGGACTGAAGGTCCTGGTTAATGTCTGTTATATGGTTGCGGCAGGGCGCATCGCCTTTGGGAAAAAATCAGCCATTCTATCTTCCTCCCGCCGTTTATGGCTCCGCTCCCTGATCATCCTTCCGTCTGTTGTGTTGATTTTTTTTGCTTCTGTTGCCGTTTTTCCCGGAGCCTCGGAAGCGTTGGCAGGAGGCAGTCCAGCTCCTTTCATGATTCTTGCAATTACAATGGCAGGGCTTATTTATGGAATTTCCATACTTATGCTGATTGTTCCTGACCTGATACAAGTCACTTTGAAGAGTGTTACATCAGAGCAGGTCTGTTCAGAAAAAGAGTGTGAATACCTTGTTCAACGCCTTGATAATCGTCTGAATGAAGCAGCCTTCCGGAATCCTAATTTATTGTTGACAGATCTTGCTGCCGAGTTTAAAGTGCATCCCAACAGGCTTTCATACGCCATAAATCACAGCTGTCATACCAGTTTCCGCACACTTTTAAATTCCCGACGACTGGAATATTTTTTAGAACAGATCGTCCAGGGGGCCTTAAAAAAACAGTCCATCCTTGATCTGGCCTTTGAATCGGGATTTCCTTCGAAAACCACTTTTAACCGGGTATTTAAAGAACAGATGGAAATGTCTCCTTCTGAATATATGAGGGAGCTGAAGTCGTCTTAG